A single region of the Thermodesulfatator indicus DSM 15286 genome encodes:
- a CDS encoding divergent polysaccharide deacetylase family protein, whose translation MFLLLLVSILAALWVLRPMVEKPRELPQVAGYPKKPLPEPKVSKPLAPRKPVPQPQRALTPSTPKEKLPVACIIIDDMGQNPSLERKFFKLGLRLNFSFLPEAPFTKRLATEAHARGFEVLVHLPLEAHQVYDHSHILRLNLNQDELKKQVRFLVKKVPYAIGVNHHMGSAFTEDETHVYWLLSEIKAMGLFYVDSRTTPYTKIPEVAKKLGLPFAERNIFLDDSTDFKSICRYLDKLIKEAQKRPVVAIGHPHPNTLKALEAYENRLKTQVNLVPISEFLREKYDKAVLERF comes from the coding sequence TTGTTTTTATTACTGCTTGTCTCAATACTTGCAGCCCTTTGGGTTTTAAGGCCCATGGTAGAAAAGCCAAGAGAGCTTCCTCAGGTAGCTGGCTATCCTAAAAAACCGTTACCAGAGCCTAAAGTCTCAAAACCTTTAGCTCCCAGAAAGCCTGTTCCTCAACCCCAAAGGGCACTTACCCCTTCTACCCCAAAAGAAAAACTTCCGGTAGCCTGCATAATCATCGATGATATGGGGCAAAATCCTTCTCTTGAAAGGAAGTTTTTCAAGCTCGGCTTAAGGTTAAATTTTTCTTTTTTACCAGAGGCCCCTTTCACCAAAAGGCTTGCCACTGAAGCCCACGCCCGCGGCTTTGAAGTACTGGTGCACTTACCCCTTGAGGCCCATCAGGTTTATGACCACAGTCACATTCTTCGCTTGAACTTAAACCAGGATGAGTTAAAAAAACAGGTGCGCTTTTTGGTAAAAAAAGTACCTTACGCCATAGGAGTTAATCATCACATGGGCTCGGCTTTTACCGAAGATGAAACACATGTTTACTGGCTGCTTTCAGAAATTAAGGCCATGGGGCTTTTTTATGTTGATAGCCGCACCACTCCTTATACTAAAATTCCCGAAGTAGCCAAAAAATTAGGGCTTCCTTTTGCCGAAAGAAATATATTTCTGGATGATAGCACAGACTTTAAAAGTATTTGCCGTTATCTGGACAAACTTATAAAGGAAGCCCAAAAAAGGCCGGTGGTGGCCATTGGGCATCCACATCCCAACACCCTTAAAGCCCTAGAGGCTTACGAAAACAGACTAAAAACCCAGGTCAATCTGGTGCCAATAAGTGAATTTTTGAGGGAAAAATATGATAAAGCCGTACTTGAAAGATTTTAA
- a CDS encoding S41 family peptidase yields the protein MKNRKVFSSAVLVVVLGFFLLGTFLGHNLLSAPTRKENDIYQQLKLFSQVLDLVQKSYVKEVDPKELIYGAIQGMLTNLDPHSSFLKPEDFKELEIETKGSFTGIGIEITIKDGVLTVVAPIEGTPAWKAGLKPGDKIIKINGKPTKGMSLLDAVKLLRGPKGTKVTIHIYREGFNELKEITLVRDVIPIKSVRYFTVEPGYGYIRITNFQEKTPKELVKALTALEKENKPMKGLIIDLRNNPGGLLSSAVKVADEFIDKGLIVYTKGRIKQQNMRFEATPNKRKHPYPIVVLVNEGSASASEIVAGALQDHHRAILVGNTTFGKGSVQTIIPLPDGSAVRLTTAQYYTPSGRSIQAKGIEPDIKVPFLDPECLKKAEKKTHVLREKDLAHHLENGNPKSEKEKNQPETQKVKEKTPKDVYKWEERLKYDNQFQEALRILKSWHIITSVKIK from the coding sequence ATGAAAAATCGTAAAGTTTTTTCGTCGGCAGTATTGGTAGTGGTTTTAGGTTTTTTCCTTTTGGGGACGTTTTTAGGGCATAATCTCCTCTCTGCTCCTACCAGAAAAGAAAACGATATTTACCAGCAGCTCAAGCTCTTCTCCCAGGTGCTTGACCTGGTGCAAAAAAGTTACGTAAAAGAAGTTGATCCTAAAGAGCTCATTTACGGTGCCATTCAGGGAATGTTAACTAACCTTGACCCGCATTCGTCTTTCCTGAAACCTGAAGATTTCAAAGAACTTGAAATAGAAACCAAGGGATCTTTTACCGGTATAGGTATAGAAATAACCATAAAAGACGGGGTTCTTACGGTGGTGGCTCCCATTGAAGGCACCCCTGCCTGGAAGGCCGGCCTTAAACCTGGAGACAAAATCATAAAAATAAACGGCAAGCCTACCAAGGGAATGAGTCTCCTTGATGCCGTAAAACTTTTAAGAGGGCCTAAAGGCACTAAAGTAACTATCCATATATACCGTGAGGGTTTTAACGAACTCAAAGAAATAACCCTGGTTCGTGACGTAATCCCTATAAAGAGTGTACGCTACTTCACCGTTGAGCCAGGTTACGGCTACATTCGTATTACCAACTTCCAGGAAAAGACACCCAAAGAATTAGTCAAAGCCTTAACGGCCCTTGAAAAAGAAAACAAACCCATGAAAGGGCTTATCATTGATTTAAGAAACAATCCTGGAGGGCTTTTGAGTTCTGCCGTAAAAGTAGCTGACGAGTTTATTGACAAAGGCCTCATAGTTTACACCAAAGGCCGCATCAAGCAGCAAAACATGCGCTTTGAAGCCACTCCAAACAAGAGAAAACACCCCTATCCCATAGTGGTTCTTGTGAACGAAGGCAGTGCTTCGGCTTCAGAAATTGTAGCCGGGGCCCTGCAAGACCATCATCGCGCTATTTTAGTTGGTAACACCACTTTTGGAAAAGGCTCTGTTCAGACTATCATTCCCTTACCTGATGGTTCAGCGGTAAGGCTTACTACGGCCCAGTATTACACTCCCAGCGGCCGTTCCATTCAGGCCAAAGGTATAGAACCGGACATAAAAGTTCCATTTCTTGACCCTGAATGCCTGAAAAAGGCCGAAAAGAAAACCCATGTCTTGAGGGAAAAAGATCTGGCCCATCATCTTGAAAACGGCAATCCCAAGTCAGAAAAAGAAAAGAATCAACCCGAAACCCAAAAAGTTAAAGAAAAAACTCCAAAAGACGTTTACAAGTGGGAAGAGCGTCTTAAGTATGACAACCAGTTTCAAGAGGCTTTAAGAATCCTTAAAAGCTGGCACATTATTACTTCTGTAAAAATCAAGTAA
- the fmt gene encoding methionyl-tRNA formyltransferase: MKDKLRIIFMGTPTFAVPILKALLTREDEVVAVVTQPDKPAGRGKRLTPPPVKLVAQEKGVPVFQPAKIKDQEFLETLKKLLPDVIVVAAYGKILPKEVLEIPRFGCINVHASLLPKFRGAAPINWAIIAGEKETGITIMQMDEGMDTGDILLMEKIPILPEDTAGTLHDKLAQLGAKLINEALDRLKEGKLFPQKQPDEGVSYAPMLRKEDGLIDFNKPARELANLIRGLDPWPTAYAYFRGKLVKFFSPEFDERDYGPPGEILGLSQGKLLVGTGKGLLKIGELQLEGKKRITAQEFWRGYRPKPGERFEAQKS, from the coding sequence ATGAAAGATAAATTGCGTATCATTTTTATGGGAACACCGACCTTTGCTGTGCCGATACTTAAGGCCCTGCTTACCCGTGAAGACGAAGTAGTAGCTGTTGTTACCCAGCCTGATAAACCGGCTGGCCGCGGGAAGAGGCTTACCCCTCCCCCGGTAAAGCTTGTAGCTCAGGAGAAAGGAGTGCCTGTGTTTCAACCAGCCAAAATAAAAGACCAGGAATTTCTTGAAACCTTAAAAAAGCTTTTGCCAGATGTGATAGTGGTAGCTGCATACGGAAAAATCTTGCCTAAAGAAGTCTTAGAGATTCCCCGTTTTGGTTGTATAAACGTGCACGCCTCGCTTCTTCCCAAGTTTCGCGGAGCCGCTCCCATTAACTGGGCCATCATCGCCGGAGAAAAAGAAACCGGTATCACCATTATGCAGATGGACGAAGGTATGGACACAGGAGATATCCTTCTCATGGAAAAAATTCCTATCCTTCCTGAGGATACTGCGGGAACTTTGCATGACAAGCTAGCTCAACTTGGGGCTAAGCTTATAAACGAGGCCTTAGATAGGCTCAAAGAAGGAAAGCTCTTTCCTCAAAAGCAACCTGATGAAGGCGTGAGTTACGCCCCTATGCTTCGCAAAGAAGATGGGTTAATAGATTTTAACAAGCCTGCCAGAGAGCTTGCCAATCTTATAAGAGGCCTTGATCCCTGGCCCACAGCTTATGCCTATTTTCGCGGAAAGCTGGTCAAATTTTTTAGTCCTGAGTTCGATGAAAGAGATTATGGCCCACCAGGAGAAATTCTCGGTTTATCTCAGGGAAAACTTTTAGTAGGGACAGGCAAAGGCCTTTTAAAGATCGGAGAGCTTCAGCTTGAAGGTAAAAAAAGGATAACAGCTCAAGAGTTTTGGCGGGGTTATCGCCCTAAACCAGGCGAAAGATTTGAGGCCCAAAAGAGTTAG
- a CDS encoding glycosyltransferase family 2 protein, producing the protein MEKADAPYLSIVIPVFNEEENIPLLLENIEKALKNFKKAFEVIIVDDGSTDNSLKILKELKPKYPWLKIVALRRNFGQSAAFTAGIDHAKGKVIVTMDGDLQNDPRDIPKLLEKIEEGYDVVSGWRKDRKDPFISRRLPSMMANALISRFTHVKLHDYGCSLKAYRAEVIKGVTIYGELHRFIPALVGLSGARVAEVEVTHHPRRYGRSKYGISRTYRVILDLLLMIFFRKFATKPLHIFGLTGGTLFLLGLGIELYLSFLKIFMGQDIGQRPLLILGVLLILTGINLLGTGLLAELVIRTYYESSGKRIYSVREVIE; encoded by the coding sequence ATGGAAAAAGCTGATGCCCCTTATCTCTCAATCGTTATCCCGGTGTTTAACGAAGAAGAAAACATACCCCTTCTGTTGGAAAACATAGAAAAGGCCTTAAAAAACTTTAAAAAAGCTTTTGAAGTAATCATCGTTGACGATGGCTCAACGGATAATTCTTTAAAAATACTAAAAGAACTTAAACCTAAGTACCCTTGGCTAAAAATTGTGGCTTTAAGGCGTAATTTCGGTCAAAGTGCGGCCTTTACCGCGGGCATTGACCACGCCAAAGGCAAAGTCATCGTCACCATGGATGGAGACCTGCAAAATGACCCTCGCGATATCCCCAAGCTTTTAGAAAAAATAGAAGAAGGATACGACGTAGTCTCTGGCTGGCGTAAAGACCGCAAGGATCCTTTTATATCAAGACGCCTGCCTTCTATGATGGCCAACGCCCTTATTTCCCGTTTCACCCATGTAAAGCTCCATGATTATGGCTGTTCCCTTAAAGCCTATCGCGCCGAAGTAATCAAAGGGGTAACCATTTACGGCGAACTTCATCGCTTTATACCGGCTCTGGTAGGGCTATCAGGGGCCCGAGTGGCCGAAGTTGAAGTAACGCATCATCCCAGGCGTTATGGCCGTAGTAAATACGGCATTTCCCGTACTTATAGGGTTATTCTTGACCTTTTATTGATGATCTTTTTTAGAAAATTTGCCACTAAACCTTTACATATATTTGGTTTAACTGGTGGTACCCTCTTTTTACTTGGCCTGGGCATAGAACTTTATTTAAGCTTTTTGAAAATTTTTATGGGGCAAGATATTGGCCAGAGGCCCCTTTTAATTTTGGGTGTTCTTTTGATTCTTACAGGCATTAATCTTTTGGGAACCGGACTTTTGGCTGAGTTGGTAATAAGAACCTATTACGAATCATCTGGTAAAAGGATCTATAGCGTGCGTGAGGTAATTGAGTGA
- the hisC gene encoding histidinol-phosphate transaminase — translation MIKPYLKDFKPYPPGKPIEELRRELGIEGPIVKLASNENPFGPSPKAIEAIKEAAKDVHRYPDPSGYELKKALAQKLGVKPEEIVLGNGSNEVIDLLVKALLAPGDTALMSEPSFLMYEKFVQAAGGNIKKIPLKNLRHDLFALAGAIDEKTRLLFLDNPHNPTGSIIKHHEFESWIKDLPKNILIVLDEAYIEFNEDPEIINGLKFKDHKPPVAILRTFSKAYGLAGLRIGYGIMNQALADVLNAIRQPFNVNSLALTAAKVALEDEKYFKQVLNTFLEERKRLTEALKRFGLKPYPSQANFILVEVGQSGQKLYQALLRKGVIIRNTEAYGFSTCVRISIGTPEENDFFLAKLKEVLNEA, via the coding sequence ATGATAAAGCCGTACTTGAAAGATTTTAAACCCTATCCGCCAGGTAAACCCATTGAAGAACTCAGACGAGAGCTGGGAATAGAAGGCCCTATTGTTAAACTGGCCTCAAATGAAAATCCCTTTGGCCCTTCGCCCAAAGCCATAGAGGCCATAAAGGAGGCCGCTAAAGACGTTCACCGTTACCCAGATCCTTCTGGCTATGAACTAAAAAAGGCTCTGGCGCAAAAACTTGGCGTCAAACCTGAAGAAATAGTCCTGGGAAACGGCTCAAACGAAGTTATCGACCTTCTGGTAAAGGCCTTGCTCGCGCCAGGGGATACAGCCCTTATGAGTGAGCCTTCATTTTTGATGTATGAAAAATTCGTCCAGGCCGCTGGCGGAAACATCAAAAAGATTCCCCTGAAAAACTTAAGGCATGATCTCTTTGCTTTAGCCGGAGCCATAGATGAAAAAACGCGGCTTTTATTTCTTGATAATCCTCACAACCCCACAGGAAGTATTATCAAACACCATGAATTTGAAAGCTGGATTAAAGACTTACCAAAAAATATTCTGATTGTGCTTGACGAGGCTTATATCGAATTCAATGAAGACCCTGAAATAATAAATGGCCTTAAATTTAAGGACCATAAACCTCCTGTGGCCATTCTCAGGACCTTTTCAAAGGCTTACGGTCTTGCTGGTTTAAGGATTGGCTACGGAATAATGAATCAGGCGCTGGCTGATGTTTTAAACGCCATAAGACAGCCTTTCAACGTAAATAGCCTGGCCTTAACCGCAGCTAAAGTGGCCCTTGAAGACGAAAAATACTTTAAGCAAGTTTTGAATACCTTTCTTGAAGAAAGAAAGCGGCTGACCGAAGCCCTTAAGCGTTTTGGCTTGAAGCCCTACCCTTCACAGGCCAATTTCATTTTAGTAGAAGTTGGGCAAAGTGGTCAAAAGCTCTATCAGGCCCTTTTGCGAAAGGGAGTAATCATCAGAAACACTGAAGCCTACGGTTTCTCCACCTGTGTGCGCATAAGCATTGGCACACCAGAAGAAAACGACTTTTTCCTGGCCAAACTGAAGGAGGTCTTAAATGAGGCCTAG
- a CDS encoding FAD-dependent oxidoreductase has translation MKKAEIVIVGGGPAGITAAVTARRHYPDKKVLLIRNAEKSIVPCGIPYMFGTLKDPTQNINPDSMLLSRGIDLIIDQVNSVDRKAKKVFLEKGEEITYEKLILATGSIPKPPEIPGINLDNVYLVKKEWKYLLNLRRAIETSEKIVIIGGGFVGVEIAEEIKIHHRKDVSIVEVLPYPLYNSFDETFCFEAAQELEAMGIKFYTDVKVERIIGTNGKVKEVELSDGTVLPADLVIVSIGVAPLVDLAKSIGLEIGPLGGILADRTMTTSDPDIFVCGDCAEKFSFFNGRPVPVKLASVAATEARIAGANLYSKRRAILGTIGVFSTKIGKKVFAVAGLTERHAEEEGFEVIVGETSAPNRHPSVLPGVQDVHVILIFDKHTETLLGGEVSGGESVAELINLISACLLHRMTATNMAAFQMGTHPMLTSSPGGYPLVVAAELAVVQKYS, from the coding sequence ATGAAAAAGGCTGAAATAGTAATTGTTGGAGGAGGTCCCGCAGGTATTACCGCGGCGGTTACAGCTAGAAGGCACTATCCGGATAAAAAAGTCCTTTTAATAAGAAATGCGGAAAAGTCTATTGTTCCCTGTGGCATTCCTTATATGTTTGGTACTCTTAAAGATCCCACTCAAAACATAAATCCTGACTCTATGCTTCTTAGCCGGGGGATTGATCTGATTATTGACCAGGTGAATTCTGTTGACCGGAAAGCCAAAAAAGTATTTCTGGAAAAGGGCGAAGAAATCACTTACGAAAAGCTTATCTTAGCCACTGGTTCTATTCCGAAACCGCCAGAAATTCCGGGAATTAATCTCGATAATGTTTATCTTGTAAAAAAAGAATGGAAGTATCTTTTAAACCTTCGTCGCGCTATTGAAACATCTGAAAAAATTGTAATTATTGGGGGAGGCTTTGTAGGGGTTGAAATAGCTGAGGAAATCAAAATCCACCACCGAAAAGACGTCTCTATTGTAGAAGTTCTTCCCTACCCTCTTTATAACTCTTTTGATGAAACTTTTTGTTTTGAAGCAGCACAAGAACTCGAAGCCATGGGTATTAAATTTTATACCGATGTAAAAGTTGAAAGAATCATCGGTACAAATGGAAAAGTAAAAGAAGTTGAGCTTTCCGATGGTACGGTCCTTCCTGCCGATCTGGTAATAGTTTCTATTGGGGTGGCTCCCTTGGTTGATCTTGCTAAAAGCATAGGCTTAGAAATAGGCCCACTAGGCGGTATTCTTGCTGACCGCACTATGACCACTTCTGACCCTGACATTTTTGTTTGTGGTGATTGTGCCGAAAAGTTTTCTTTCTTCAATGGTCGGCCTGTACCGGTAAAATTGGCTTCGGTGGCAGCTACCGAAGCTAGAATTGCGGGGGCTAACCTTTATTCCAAACGAAGAGCTATTCTCGGAACAATCGGTGTCTTTTCCACCAAAATAGGAAAAAAAGTTTTTGCGGTCGCAGGTCTTACCGAACGTCATGCCGAAGAAGAAGGATTTGAAGTCATTGTGGGAGAAACTTCTGCTCCTAATCGGCACCCATCTGTTCTTCCTGGGGTGCAAGATGTCCATGTCATACTCATTTTTGATAAACACACAGAAACACTCTTAGGCGGAGAAGTAAGCGGTGGTGAAAGCGTAGCCGAACTCATTAATTTAATAAGCGCCTGTCTCCTACACCGAATGACAGCAACCAATATGGCTGCTTTTCAAATGGGAACTCATCCTATGCTAACCTCCTCACCTGGTGGTTATCCTTTGGTAGTAGCGGCTGAACTAGCGGTGGTTCAAAAGTATTCTTAA
- a CDS encoding DMT family transporter, which produces MNTYKADFLLLLAAIIWGGAFVVQRMGMDHIGPLWFNGIRFGLGCLSLLPLIWYRRKKGITQPFLYPTNRNTFLKAGFLVGTLLFLASILQQVGIVYTTAGKAGFITGLYVVMVPLLGLFWKQRPGLGVWIGVILAATGLYFLSITEEFTIAYGDFLVFLCAMVFSLHVLAIGWFAPRVDCIELASFQFGLTSILSLWAALFLEDISWQALKGAVIPILYSGFMSAGIAFTLQIVAQRDAPPAHAAIIMSLESVFAALAGWFILGETLNVREIFGCILMFAGMLTAQLWPLLRNHRAEISA; this is translated from the coding sequence ATGAATACCTACAAAGCTGACTTTTTACTTCTTCTGGCGGCTATCATCTGGGGTGGGGCCTTTGTTGTCCAGCGTATGGGCATGGATCACATTGGTCCTTTGTGGTTCAACGGTATAAGATTTGGCCTGGGGTGTTTAAGCCTATTGCCTCTTATATGGTACCGAAGAAAAAAGGGAATAACTCAGCCTTTTCTTTATCCAACTAATAGAAATACTTTTTTAAAAGCAGGATTTCTGGTTGGTACGCTTTTGTTTCTGGCCAGTATTCTTCAGCAGGTTGGCATAGTCTATACCACCGCTGGTAAGGCAGGCTTCATTACCGGTCTCTATGTGGTTATGGTGCCTCTTTTAGGGCTTTTCTGGAAACAAAGGCCCGGACTTGGAGTCTGGATAGGTGTTATTCTGGCGGCAACAGGTCTTTATTTCTTGTCTATCACCGAGGAATTCACCATCGCCTACGGAGATTTTTTAGTATTTCTCTGTGCCATGGTCTTTTCATTACATGTTTTAGCTATTGGCTGGTTCGCCCCTAGGGTAGATTGCATTGAACTGGCTTCTTTTCAGTTTGGGCTAACATCTATTTTGAGTTTATGGGCAGCCCTTTTTTTAGAGGATATTTCCTGGCAAGCTTTAAAGGGAGCAGTTATCCCTATTCTTTACAGTGGTTTTATGTCTGCAGGGATCGCTTTTACCTTACAGATCGTGGCCCAAAGAGATGCCCCTCCAGCGCATGCGGCTATTATCATGAGTCTTGAATCAGTATTTGCCGCCCTTGCCGGTTGGTTTATTTTGGGAGAGACTCTTAACGTACGAGAGATTTTTGGATGCATTCTTATGTTTGCCGGAATGCTTACAGCTCAACTATGGCCATTGCTTCGTAACCACCGAGCCGAAATAAGTGCTTAA
- a CDS encoding lysylphosphatidylglycerol synthase transmembrane domain-containing protein has product MKKYLSFFLKLAVSATLLFYLFRQTNFDLLFQTFKQVSPEWLTASIMVFFVFQLVSAFRWYEILKVLGFKKNVSFICRVYFIGMFFNAFLPGIFGGDLVRIFYLVKEGSSKTVASFSVVYDRAFGFLGALFLLLIFVPLEGNFIPAHTRHSIFYFSVTVLALTFVIVLFSKFWQERLGNNLAHTLTLVLKIKNFLKLFYLGLAVQVLYNIHVALLGKSLGISIPWLKYFLIIPLMGILASLPISLGGFGVREGTLAYFLNLLGEPKEMGIALGFLTYGVALIGGAVGGYFYLRGDRAKDNN; this is encoded by the coding sequence GTGAAAAAATATCTTTCTTTTTTTCTCAAACTGGCCGTAAGCGCAACCCTTCTCTTTTATCTTTTTAGACAGACTAATTTTGATCTCTTATTCCAGACATTTAAACAAGTCTCTCCAGAATGGCTTACTGCGTCAATAATGGTCTTTTTTGTGTTTCAGTTAGTAAGTGCTTTTAGGTGGTATGAAATTCTTAAAGTGCTTGGGTTCAAAAAGAATGTATCTTTTATTTGCCGTGTTTATTTCATAGGCATGTTTTTCAACGCCTTCTTGCCCGGCATATTTGGAGGTGACCTGGTCCGCATCTTTTATCTGGTAAAAGAAGGAAGCAGTAAAACTGTAGCCAGTTTCAGTGTGGTATATGATCGGGCCTTTGGCTTTTTAGGGGCCCTCTTTTTGTTGTTAATTTTTGTACCTTTAGAAGGAAATTTTATACCTGCTCACACCCGTCACAGTATCTTTTATTTTTCGGTGACGGTCTTAGCTCTTACCTTCGTGATAGTCCTTTTTTCCAAGTTCTGGCAGGAACGCCTGGGAAACAATTTAGCACACACTTTAACCCTAGTTCTTAAAATAAAAAATTTTCTTAAACTCTTTTATTTAGGACTAGCGGTTCAAGTTCTATACAATATCCATGTAGCTTTGTTAGGCAAAAGTCTAGGCATATCTATTCCCTGGCTCAAATACTTTTTGATTATCCCGCTTATGGGGATTCTCGCAAGCCTTCCTATAAGCCTAGGAGGCTTTGGCGTCCGCGAAGGAACCCTGGCTTATTTTCTAAACCTTTTAGGAGAACCCAAAGAAATGGGAATTGCCCTTGGTTTTTTAACTTACGGCGTGGCCCTTATCGGCGGGGCCGTAGGCGGGTACTTCTATTTACGCGGAGACAGAGCTAAAGATAACAATTAA
- the cmk gene encoding (d)CMP kinase: MRPRGLLITIDGPAGAGKSTVAKKLAKKLGYLYLDTGAMYRVVALAAQRLGLDFQDKEKLGELARTLDFKLVPAENGVKVFLGHEDVSEAIRTPEIDRLSSVVARIPSVREALKIRQQAMGKDGGVIAEGRDMGSVVFPDAEIKFFITASLEARAKRRYEEQKQRGLKVSFEEVLSNLRERDERDSKREVAPLVVPEGALVIDTSGLTPDQVLEIVLKEIEKVKKNGKS; this comes from the coding sequence ATGAGGCCTAGAGGCCTTCTTATTACCATAGACGGGCCTGCGGGGGCGGGGAAAAGTACCGTAGCCAAAAAGCTGGCCAAAAAACTTGGTTATCTCTATTTAGATACCGGGGCCATGTATCGGGTAGTGGCCCTGGCTGCCCAAAGATTGGGCCTTGACTTCCAGGACAAAGAAAAACTTGGAGAGCTTGCCCGAACCCTTGACTTTAAGCTGGTGCCTGCTGAAAACGGAGTAAAAGTATTTTTAGGCCACGAAGACGTTAGCGAGGCCATTCGTACGCCAGAAATAGACAGACTTTCTTCAGTAGTAGCCAGAATTCCCAGTGTACGCGAGGCTCTAAAGATAAGGCAACAGGCTATGGGAAAAGATGGCGGCGTTATAGCTGAAGGAAGAGATATGGGAAGCGTAGTCTTTCCCGATGCGGAAATTAAGTTTTTTATCACCGCAAGTTTAGAGGCCCGCGCCAAAAGACGCTATGAGGAACAAAAGCAAAGGGGCCTTAAAGTTTCTTTTGAGGAAGTGCTTTCAAATCTTCGCGAACGAGACGAAAGAGACAGCAAGCGCGAAGTGGCTCCTCTGGTTGTTCCCGAAGGGGCCCTTGTGATTGATACTTCAGGTCTCACTCCAGATCAGGTGCTAGAGATAGTCCTTAAAGAAATAGAAAAGGTGAAAAAGAATGGAAAAAGCTGA